The DNA sequence GCCCCAGACTGGAACCGGATTTCCCTTCTGGGCTACAGTTTCTGCAGCTTGAGTGTTAAAAGCGGCTTCACCACCACATGCTGATTGATTGGAAGAAGTTCCAAAACCGAGTTCCCCAATGTAAAAATCAAGTGGTGCACGTGCAGTAGAACTATTGTAAAAAGCCTCTCCCGTATTGCTGTCACTTCCATAATACATACCATCCGACTCCTTTCAAATGTACTGATCAACCTTACGTAGATTGAAGATCGTTTAATGACATTATGCATGTGCCATGTTGATGTTTTATTTACCTCCTTCGCATTCTTGATTTACACTGGTCAGTGTAAATCAGATAAGGGATACATCCTTGGTTTTGTCCCTCTACTCTTTACAACAATCCGACTTGCACTTTTGAAAACCTCATTCATAAATTTTTTTCGTGGACTCTAAAATCAAGCGTAAACATGCTCTCTGTTCTCCATCCTGGCGAGCTTTTTCAGGCAACATCTTAGACAACTTTCTCATCTCGTCTGTAAAACAATCACATAGTTGAATCGCTGCATCACTTCTCCCTTCATGCGCCTCATGTAACAAGTGATGAACCGTTTCCACCGTACATTTCATCGGACAACATCTCCTTCATATGTCCAATAGCCTGACGATGAATTTTGCTGACCATCATTTGACTCATTCCTAATCGCTCCCCAACTTCACGTTGAGATTGATCAACAAAATATAGCCCAATTAAAACTTGTCGTTCCCGCGCAAGGAGTAGTTCTAGCAGTAAAGTCAGCTCTGCATGCTCTTCTAGGCTCAATCAACTGCTCTCTGAAACTTGTTCTATCCATTCTTCATCGTGATTGGGATCAATAGGAGCGTTAAGAATCAGTACTTCTCGATTCCAGCGTTGATAGCGCTTGCGTTCATTGAGCATTTCGCAACGAATAATCTTGCGAATCCAAGCTACTTCTTGTTCTGGGGTATAGGTCTTTATGCTAGATTCCTCCTTTGCTCGTTCATATTCATAGCGTTGGTCTGGTGCGACGTCTCTGACAGCGATCATTATTGCAGACGTCTGGATATGTTTTCACCAATACATCGATTACTGAATACAAATTATTCTTGTTCACCTCACCTTATAAAGACACTTTGACCTTGGCTTTTTACGCACTCTGTGTGGATTTTTTATTTTTTCTCCGTTTTCTTCGCAACCAGCACGTGCCATCCGCCAATGGCAAC is a window from the Sulfoacidibacillus ferrooxidans genome containing:
- a CDS encoding sigma factor-like helix-turn-helix DNA-binding protein — translated: MSLEEHAELTLLLELLLARERQVLIGLYFVDQSQREVGERLGMSQMMVSKIHRQAIGHMKEMLSDEMYGGNGSSLVT